The proteins below come from a single Gemmatimonadaceae bacterium genomic window:
- a CDS encoding peptidase E, translating to MEPAPHTTAAKRKILIAGGGYGTPYLRYMAQLTGKPRPRICYLPTASADAMDGVIWFYRECAPLDVHPFDQPSFIESLSQTQGWDEVLLSMDGIVVSGGNTLNQQAIWKAQGIDAILREAYDRGIVLGGASAGSLCWFDEGTTDSRPKALSIVKCLGFLPGSHSPHYDVEAGRRPLYHKLIGSGEMKPGYACDEDAGIFFEDGAVKRVVTSRAGAKCYFVSAQASGVVERVMEPEMIA from the coding sequence ATGGAGCCCGCACCACACACCACCGCCGCCAAGCGCAAGATCCTCATCGCTGGCGGCGGCTACGGCACGCCGTACCTCCGCTACATGGCGCAGCTGACGGGGAAGCCGCGCCCGCGCATCTGCTACCTGCCCACCGCCTCCGCCGACGCGATGGATGGGGTGATCTGGTTCTACCGGGAGTGCGCGCCGCTCGACGTGCACCCGTTCGACCAGCCGTCGTTCATCGAGAGCCTGTCCCAGACGCAAGGATGGGATGAGGTGCTCCTGTCCATGGACGGCATCGTCGTCTCGGGTGGGAATACGCTCAACCAGCAGGCGATCTGGAAGGCGCAGGGGATCGACGCGATCCTACGCGAGGCGTACGACCGCGGCATTGTCCTCGGCGGGGCGAGCGCTGGCTCGTTATGCTGGTTCGACGAGGGGACCACCGACTCGCGCCCCAAGGCGCTGTCGATCGTGAAGTGCCTTGGGTTCCTGCCGGGGAGCCATTCGCCGCACTACGACGTGGAAGCGGGGCGTCGCCCGCTGTACCACAAGCTCATCGGCTCGGGGGAGATGAAGCCGGGTTATGCGTGCGACGAGGATGCGGGGATCTTCTTCGAGGACGGCGCGGTGAAGCGCGTCGTGACGTCGCGCGCGGGGGCGAAGTGTTACTTCGTGAGCGCGCAGGCGAGCGGCGTCGTCGAGCGGGTGATGGAACCCGAGATGATCGCCTGA
- a CDS encoding PQQ-dependent sugar dehydrogenase yields the protein MVRQALSSALLACVAAAALPAQGTVYKSALHDFTVVTVAPGLVQPWGIAFVPGGDILITERPGRLRIVRKGKLLDTPVDGVPTVATRGQAGLLDVAVHPDFANNHYVYLTYSKPVDDSGKTTTAVARARFEHDKLVGLTDIFVARTVGTVGHFGSRLAFDGKGHLFVTVGDRMVPPTGNLEAHPAQDLSNHHGKVLRLNDDGSVPNDNPFVGRAGAQPEIYSYGHRNMQGLIVNAATGDLWETEHGPQGGDELNLIKPGTNYGWPVIGFGVNYRTGLAIHGGTTREGMEQPVSVWVPSIGASGLMLYTGDKFPAWKGMLFAGGLSGERVTRFTLDGQKADMAEHPVRGLGRIRDVRQGPDGFIYLAIDDATGKPTSVVRLEPVARR from the coding sequence ATGGTTCGTCAGGCATTATCGTCCGCACTGCTGGCGTGCGTTGCAGCTGCTGCCCTCCCGGCCCAGGGAACGGTTTACAAGTCGGCGCTGCACGACTTCACCGTGGTCACCGTGGCGCCCGGACTGGTGCAGCCGTGGGGGATCGCCTTTGTCCCTGGCGGCGACATCCTCATCACCGAGCGCCCGGGGCGGCTGCGCATCGTGCGCAAGGGAAAGCTCCTCGACACACCGGTGGACGGCGTTCCCACCGTGGCCACGCGCGGACAGGCCGGCCTGCTCGACGTCGCCGTGCACCCGGACTTCGCCAACAACCACTACGTCTACCTCACCTATTCCAAGCCGGTGGACGATAGCGGGAAGACGACCACCGCGGTGGCGCGCGCCAGGTTCGAGCACGACAAGCTCGTGGGTCTCACCGACATCTTCGTCGCCAGGACGGTGGGGACGGTCGGGCACTTCGGCTCGCGCCTCGCCTTCGATGGCAAGGGGCACCTCTTCGTGACCGTCGGCGATCGCATGGTGCCGCCCACGGGGAACCTCGAGGCGCATCCGGCACAGGATCTCTCGAACCATCACGGCAAGGTGCTGCGCCTCAACGACGACGGGAGCGTGCCGAACGACAACCCGTTCGTCGGCCGCGCGGGGGCACAGCCGGAGATCTACAGCTACGGTCACCGCAACATGCAGGGGCTCATCGTGAACGCGGCCACCGGCGACCTGTGGGAGACCGAACATGGGCCGCAGGGGGGCGATGAACTCAACCTCATCAAGCCCGGGACTAACTATGGCTGGCCGGTGATCGGCTTTGGCGTCAACTATCGCACCGGGCTCGCCATCCATGGCGGGACCACGCGCGAGGGGATGGAGCAGCCGGTGTCGGTGTGGGTGCCGTCGATTGGAGCCTCGGGGCTGATGCTCTACACGGGCGACAAGTTCCCGGCGTGGAAGGGGATGCTCTTTGCCGGCGGCTTGTCCGGCGAGCGCGTGACGCGCTTCACGCTCGATGGGCAGAAGGCCGACATGGCGGAGCATCCGGTGCGCGGGCTCGGGCGCATCCGCGACGTGCGTCAGGGACCCGACGGCTTCATCTACCTGGCGATCGACGATGCCACGGGCAAGCCAACGAGCGTCGTGCGCCTGGAGCCCGTCGCGCGCCGCTGA